From the Teredinibacter turnerae T7901 genome, one window contains:
- a CDS encoding SymE family type I addiction module toxin — MSYLFLVPAHWMSYLFFYFKNRHQRTPIGEINLKGHWLIKAGVEIDSPVKVRVMDGYLVLTSER, encoded by the coding sequence ATGTCCTATTTATTTCTTGTCCCGGCGCACTGGATGTCCTACTTATTTTTTTATTTTAAGAACCGCCACCAACGGACACCCATTGGTGAGATTAACCTCAAAGGCCATTGGTTAATCAAAGCGGGAGTTGAGATTGATTCGCCTGTGAAGGTCAGGGTTATGGACGGGTATTTGGTGCTCACCAGCGAACGGTAA
- a CDS encoding SMI1/KNR4 family protein translates to MKNVFDPLLHWGRYGEIINEMGTKLIGFAPHIAPKAYINVIYAPLKDAGIVELENRLERGLPVQYKKFLTCSNGLMIFSGSMRVFGLVPLSRTADIHIYNYPSNVIVPNESARIKGIIDSDFVVGYYAEDGSYAVIDGNGGVFRILPQSNDIDREKWASFNDWLSSEILRLDKSYTENNAAHFN, encoded by the coding sequence ATGAAAAACGTATTTGATCCATTGTTACATTGGGGGAGGTATGGTGAAATCATTAATGAAATGGGTACCAAATTAATTGGATTTGCACCCCACATTGCGCCGAAGGCATATATAAACGTTATTTATGCGCCTCTAAAAGACGCCGGTATTGTGGAGTTGGAAAATCGATTAGAACGAGGCCTTCCAGTCCAATATAAAAAATTTTTGACTTGTTCTAATGGGTTAATGATTTTTTCGGGTAGTATGAGAGTGTTTGGGCTGGTTCCGTTATCACGTACAGCCGATATACATATTTATAATTACCCTTCAAACGTAATAGTTCCTAATGAAAGCGCACGGATTAAAGGGATAATTGATAGTGATTTTGTTGTGGGTTACTATGCTGAGGATGGTTCCTATGCGGTCATTGATGGAAATGGAGGAGTGTTTCGTATATTGCCGCAAAGCAACGACATTGATAGAGAAAAATGGGCAAGCTTTAATGATTGGCTATCCTCTGAGATATTGAGATTGGATAAGTCGTATACAGAAAATAATGCGGCCCACTTCAATTAA
- the polA gene encoding DNA polymerase I: MSTKPLILVDGSSYLYRAFHALPPLTTSKGQPTGAIKGVVNMLRRLEKDYPESPIAVVFDAKGKTFRDDMYKDYKANRPPMPDDLRSQVEPLHELIRAMGLPLLIVEGVEADDVIGTLAREGTEKGLPVVVSTGDKDMAQLVNEHITLVNTMTDTVMDIEGVKAKFGIPPELIIDYLALMGDKVDNIPGVPGVGEKTALALLQNLGGLNDIYTRLDEIASLSFRGSKSMAKKLEENRDNAYLSYELATIKTDVPLELPIEELKPAPADKAGLMNWYQELEFKGWIAELENAPADDDGHAVPEAVALETEYDVVLDESAFEAWLEKLQAAALFAFDTETTSLNYMDAEIVGVSFAVEPGKAAYVPVAHDYLGAPEQLSREHVLARLKPLLENDGLKKVGQNLKYDANVLANYDIALKGIAYDTMLESYVHNSTGSRHDMDTLAELHLGHKTIHFEDIAGKGAKQLTFNQIKLEEAGPYAAEDADITLRLHQALWPKVAEAEGLKTVFNDVELPLVSILSRIERNGALLDTKLLGELSLQHGASIVKLEKEAYELAGEEFNLGSPKQLATILFEKMNLPVVKKTAKGAPSTNEEVMQELALDYPLPSVILQHRSLSKLKSTYTDKLPTMVNKKTGRVHTSYHQAVAATGRLSSSDPNLQNIPIKTDEGRRIRQAFIAPAGYKMVAADYSQIELRIMAHLSNDPGLQKAFAEGLDVHKSTAAEVFGTALENVSSEQRRSAKAINFGLIYGMSAFGLARQLRIGRNDAQTYIDTYFERYPGVAEYMANIRKSAAEKGYVETLLGRRLYLPEINSSNGMRRQAAERVAINAPMQGTAADIIKRAMIDVDAWLQTEQIDARIIMQVHDELVLEVAAADAEAISAKLCDIMSSAVVLSVPLLVEAGIGDNWDQAH, encoded by the coding sequence ATGAGTACCAAACCGCTGATTCTGGTCGACGGATCGTCGTACCTTTACCGTGCTTTTCACGCTTTGCCGCCATTGACCACGTCTAAGGGGCAGCCGACCGGAGCAATTAAAGGGGTGGTGAATATGTTGCGGCGGTTGGAGAAGGATTATCCGGAGAGCCCGATTGCGGTTGTATTCGATGCCAAGGGCAAGACCTTTCGCGACGATATGTATAAAGACTACAAAGCCAATCGCCCCCCGATGCCGGACGATTTGCGCAGTCAGGTTGAGCCCCTACACGAATTGATTCGCGCTATGGGTTTGCCGCTATTGATTGTGGAAGGGGTGGAAGCCGACGATGTGATCGGGACCCTCGCCCGTGAAGGCACCGAGAAAGGCTTGCCGGTGGTGGTATCCACGGGAGATAAGGACATGGCGCAGCTGGTCAACGAACATATCACCTTGGTGAACACCATGACCGATACGGTGATGGATATTGAGGGCGTGAAGGCCAAGTTCGGTATTCCGCCAGAACTCATCATCGACTATCTGGCGTTGATGGGCGACAAGGTTGACAACATTCCAGGTGTGCCGGGCGTTGGCGAAAAAACCGCACTGGCACTGTTGCAAAACCTGGGTGGCCTGAACGATATCTACACGCGCCTGGATGAGATCGCCTCGCTGAGCTTTCGCGGCAGTAAATCCATGGCGAAGAAGCTGGAAGAGAACCGGGACAACGCGTATCTCTCCTACGAACTGGCGACCATCAAAACGGATGTACCCCTGGAGTTGCCCATCGAGGAGCTAAAACCGGCGCCGGCAGACAAAGCCGGGCTGATGAACTGGTACCAGGAACTGGAGTTCAAAGGCTGGATTGCCGAGCTGGAAAATGCCCCGGCGGACGATGATGGTCACGCAGTACCGGAAGCGGTTGCGCTGGAAACCGAATATGACGTTGTGCTGGATGAGAGCGCCTTTGAGGCCTGGCTGGAAAAACTCCAGGCCGCAGCGCTGTTTGCATTCGATACCGAGACCACCAGCCTAAATTATATGGACGCCGAAATTGTCGGTGTATCGTTTGCGGTTGAGCCGGGTAAGGCGGCTTATGTGCCGGTTGCGCACGATTACCTCGGCGCGCCGGAGCAGCTGAGCCGCGAGCATGTGTTAGCTCGCCTCAAACCATTGCTGGAAAACGACGGCCTTAAAAAAGTTGGGCAAAATCTTAAATACGACGCGAACGTGTTGGCAAATTACGATATCGCGCTTAAAGGTATTGCCTACGACACCATGCTTGAATCCTACGTGCACAACAGTACCGGCAGTCGCCACGATATGGATACCCTGGCGGAGCTGCACCTGGGGCACAAAACCATTCACTTTGAAGATATCGCAGGTAAGGGCGCAAAGCAGCTGACCTTTAACCAGATTAAGCTGGAGGAAGCGGGGCCCTACGCGGCGGAGGATGCGGACATTACCCTGCGCCTGCATCAGGCCCTCTGGCCAAAAGTGGCGGAAGCCGAGGGTCTGAAAACCGTGTTCAACGATGTTGAGCTGCCGCTGGTATCCATTCTTTCCCGCATCGAGCGCAATGGCGCTTTGCTGGATACCAAGCTCCTGGGCGAATTGAGCCTGCAGCACGGGGCGTCCATTGTGAAGCTGGAAAAAGAAGCGTATGAGCTGGCGGGAGAAGAATTTAACCTGGGTTCGCCCAAACAACTGGCGACGATTCTGTTTGAAAAAATGAATCTGCCGGTGGTGAAAAAAACCGCGAAAGGTGCGCCGTCCACCAACGAAGAAGTGATGCAGGAGCTGGCGCTGGACTACCCGTTGCCATCGGTGATTCTGCAGCACCGCAGTCTGTCGAAACTGAAAAGCACCTACACCGACAAGCTGCCAACAATGGTGAACAAAAAAACCGGGCGTGTGCACACCTCCTATCACCAGGCGGTGGCCGCAACTGGACGGCTTTCTTCGAGCGACCCGAATTTACAGAATATTCCCATTAAAACGGACGAGGGGCGCCGCATCCGACAGGCGTTTATCGCCCCGGCGGGTTACAAAATGGTTGCGGCGGATTACTCCCAGATCGAGCTGCGGATTATGGCGCATCTGTCGAACGACCCTGGCCTGCAAAAAGCCTTTGCGGAAGGCCTGGATGTCCACAAAAGCACCGCTGCTGAGGTATTTGGTACCGCGCTGGAAAATGTGTCCAGCGAGCAGCGCCGCAGTGCCAAGGCGATTAACTTCGGCTTGATTTACGGGATGAGCGCCTTTGGCCTCGCCCGCCAGTTGCGCATTGGCCGCAACGATGCCCAAACCTATATCGACACCTACTTTGAACGCTATCCTGGGGTAGCGGAATACATGGCAAATATCCGCAAATCGGCCGCGGAAAAGGGCTATGTGGAAACCCTGTTGGGGCGCAGGCTGTATTTGCCGGAAATCAATTCCAGCAACGGAATGCGCCGCCAGGCGGCCGAGCGGGTTGCTATTAACGCGCCTATGCAGGGCACCGCAGCAGATATTATTAAACGCGCTATGATCGATGTAGACGCCTGGTTGCAAACCGAGCAGATCGATGCGCGCATAATCATGCAGGTGCACGATGAACTGGTACTTGAAGTCGCGGCCGCTGATGCGGAGGCGATTTCGGCAAAACTTTGCGACATCATGTCGAGCGCTGTGGTGCTGAGTGTGCCCTTGCTGGTGGAAGCCGGTATTGGTGATAACTGGGACCAGGCTCACTAA
- a CDS encoding zinc ribbon domain-containing protein YjdM has translation MSDLPNCPACNSEYTYEDGANLMCPECGHEWNPADAGDSDEKVIKDSNGNPLADGDTVTVIKDLKVKGSSLVVKVGTKVKNIRLVDGDHDIDCKIDGIGAMKLKSEFVKKV, from the coding sequence ATGTCTGATTTACCCAATTGCCCGGCCTGCAACTCGGAGTACACCTACGAAGATGGCGCCAACCTGATGTGCCCGGAATGCGGCCACGAATGGAACCCCGCAGACGCCGGTGACAGCGATGAAAAAGTGATCAAAGATTCTAACGGCAACCCTCTCGCTGATGGCGATACCGTCACGGTGATCAAGGATCTTAAAGTCAAAGGCAGCTCGCTGGTGGTTAAAGTGGGCACCAAGGTTAAAAATATCCGCCTGGTGGACGGTGACCACGATATCGACTGCAAAATCGACGGTATTGGGGCCATGAAGCT